One segment of Nostoc flagelliforme CCNUN1 DNA contains the following:
- a CDS encoding TonB-dependent siderophore receptor, translating to MPLEPLVKSLLFKGLVSGAIRMKSGLMSDIRSVGLALAVISSLVQPAHAGTHTTELSIIDSQKSHSTNSAQLLGQRNDSSITKVTAVRVNSTDKGIEVILESPNAEALKPVNSNQGNSFIADIPNAVLELPESKDFSIANPGSGVVSVSVTQADANTVRVTVTGEAGLPTAELFDSDEGLVFELAPVASATERSQPPEQPTSETERSQPPEQPTSETQPSQAPEQPTSETQPSQPPEQPTAESETPPEQPTAESDEPIELVVTGEQDGYRVPTASTATKTDTPLRDVPQAIQVIPRQVLQDQQVRRLNEALRNAPGVIANNSERSAFEGFTIRGFSNRNIIRNGLRDDTNITTNVNIENIEQIEVLRGPASVLFGQGGAGGTINIVTKKPQSTPYYFIEGTIGSFDTYGGSIDFTGPLNDDRTLLYRLNASAYITDTFVDFFETERYFIAPSLTWLMGKNTELTLEAEYSNQKQPNDRGLPAVGTVLPNPNGKLPINRFIGEPFDEIDKNNRQSLRIGYNFEHRFSENWQFRNNFNFSYLSVEQNSLFPSALLENNRTLERGLFIGEFAEQAYNLDTNIVGNFKTGSIDHKLLFGVDLSREVSYQEGRNFLRELDPIDIFNPIYRRESAGADLEEFADAPTISQGLGIYLQDQISLLENLKLVLGGRFDIVTEELEDSQGETTAFQQDEAFSPRVGIVYQPSEAVSLYANYSRSFQQVTDSTSNRLFVPERGTLYELGMKVDWTNNLSSTIALYQITRSNVLTTDISDPSRRTSIQTGEQRSRGIDLDITGEILPGWRIIGSYAYTDAQVTKDNEISEGNRINNVPEHAFSLWSRYDIQQGNLQGLGFGLGLFYVGERQGDLNNSFSLPSYVRTDAALFYRRDNFRAALNFQNLFDNEYFETAESDLRVFPGAPRTIKFTLGWEL from the coding sequence ATGCCATTAGAACCGTTAGTTAAAAGCCTGTTATTTAAAGGTTTAGTTTCAGGAGCAATACGAATGAAGTCTGGATTGATGAGTGATATACGTTCGGTAGGGTTGGCATTAGCGGTAATTAGCAGCTTGGTACAACCAGCCCATGCAGGGACGCATACAACAGAACTATCTATTATTGATAGCCAAAAATCTCACTCTACCAATTCGGCACAATTGCTCGGACAACGCAATGATAGCTCAATAACTAAAGTTACGGCTGTTAGGGTAAATTCTACAGACAAAGGCATTGAAGTTATTTTAGAAAGTCCTAACGCAGAAGCGCTCAAACCAGTCAATAGTAATCAAGGCAACAGTTTTATAGCGGATATACCCAATGCAGTGCTAGAACTGCCCGAAAGTAAAGATTTTAGCATTGCTAACCCAGGAAGTGGAGTTGTGTCTGTAAGTGTCACTCAAGCTGATGCTAATACTGTTCGAGTAACAGTCACGGGTGAGGCGGGTTTACCAACAGCAGAGTTATTTGATAGTGATGAAGGTTTAGTTTTTGAACTTGCTCCTGTTGCTTCAGCGACAGAGCGATCGCAACCACCAGAACAACCAACGAGTGAAACAGAGCGATCGCAGCCACCAGAACAACCGACGAGTGAAACACAGCCATCGCAAGCACCAGAACAACCGACGAGTGAAACACAGCCATCGCAACCACCAGAACAACCAACTGCGGAGAGTGAAACACCACCAGAGCAACCAACTGCGGAGAGTGATGAACCTATTGAATTGGTAGTGACAGGTGAACAAGACGGGTATCGTGTACCTACAGCCAGCACCGCAACTAAAACAGACACCCCCCTGCGTGATGTACCCCAAGCAATTCAGGTGATTCCTCGACAAGTACTGCAAGATCAGCAAGTGAGGCGCTTGAATGAAGCTTTACGAAATGCACCAGGTGTTATAGCAAATAACTCAGAACGTTCTGCTTTTGAAGGATTTACCATTCGTGGTTTTAGTAACCGCAACATTATCCGCAACGGTTTGAGAGACGATACTAACATCACAACTAACGTCAATATTGAGAACATCGAGCAGATAGAAGTTTTGCGAGGACCAGCTTCAGTTCTATTTGGTCAAGGTGGTGCTGGAGGTACGATTAATATTGTCACGAAAAAACCTCAGAGTACTCCTTATTACTTTATTGAGGGAACCATCGGCAGTTTTGATACCTACGGTGGGTCTATAGATTTTACAGGGCCGTTAAATGATGACAGAACTTTGCTGTATCGCTTGAACGCATCAGCATACATAACAGACACATTTGTTGATTTTTTTGAAACAGAGCGTTACTTCATTGCTCCCAGTTTGACTTGGCTGATGGGTAAGAACACCGAATTGACTTTAGAGGCTGAGTATTCAAATCAAAAGCAACCCAATGACCGGGGTTTACCTGCTGTTGGTACAGTCTTACCTAACCCAAATGGTAAATTACCAATCAATCGTTTTATCGGCGAACCTTTTGATGAAATCGACAAAAACAATCGCCAATCTCTACGAATTGGTTACAATTTCGAGCATCGTTTTAGTGAAAACTGGCAGTTCCGCAATAATTTTAATTTCTCATACCTGAGTGTGGAACAAAATTCTTTGTTTCCATCAGCCCTTTTAGAGAATAATCGCACCCTTGAACGAGGTTTGTTCATTGGTGAATTTGCCGAACAAGCCTACAATTTAGATACAAATATTGTGGGAAATTTTAAAACAGGAAGCATTGATCACAAACTGTTATTTGGTGTTGATCTGTCGAGAGAAGTTTCTTACCAAGAAGGAAGAAACTTCTTGCGAGAACTTGACCCCATAGATATCTTTAATCCCATTTATCGACGCGAGAGTGCTGGAGCAGACCTTGAAGAATTTGCTGATGCACCTACAATCTCTCAAGGTTTAGGAATTTATTTACAAGACCAGATTTCTTTGTTAGAAAACTTGAAATTGGTTCTAGGCGGAAGATTTGATATCGTCACGGAGGAACTAGAAGATTCTCAGGGAGAAACAACTGCTTTTCAACAAGATGAAGCATTTAGTCCTCGTGTTGGTATTGTATATCAACCGAGCGAAGCCGTGTCTCTTTATGCTAACTATAGCCGTTCATTCCAACAGGTTACGGACTCAACTAGCAACAGACTGTTTGTACCAGAACGAGGTACTCTGTATGAACTGGGGATGAAAGTAGATTGGACAAATAATCTTTCTTCAACTATAGCTTTATACCAAATCACAAGGTCAAACGTTCTCACTACAGATATCAGCGATCCAAGTAGAAGGACTTCTATTCAGACAGGAGAACAAAGAAGTCGGGGTATTGATTTAGATATAACAGGTGAAATCTTACCAGGATGGAGAATTATTGGTAGCTATGCTTATACCGATGCACAAGTAACTAAAGACAATGAGATTTCTGAAGGGAACCGCATTAATAATGTCCCAGAACACGCTTTTAGTTTGTGGAGTAGGTATGATATTCAACAAGGTAATCTGCAAGGCTTAGGATTTGGTTTAGGGCTTTTTTATGTAGGAGAAAGACAGGGAGATTTAAATAATAGCTTCAGTTTACCAAGTTATGTACGCACTGATGCAGCCTTGTTTTACCGCAGGGATAACTTTAGAGCGGCTCTGAATTTCCAGAACTTGTTTGATAATGAATATTTTGAGACAGCTGAAAGCGATCTGCGCGTTTTTCCTGGCGCACCGCGCACTATAAAATTTACATTGGGTTGGGAATTGTAA